GTTTGTAGGAGGTTATAGGTGGGGCTAGGTCTCTGTTAGCTCTGCCCAACCATGTATCTCCTCTCATCCAGCCGGTGATTTTCTCCACTCCACGTCTAGTCTGGGGGAGCAAGATGCCTCAGCTCCGTGAGCCTCATGGTGCTAGCAGCCTGTGGGGCTGGCCCTCTCCTTGGTCactttccccatttctgttggGGTTGAAGATGGGAGCCATTCTCTCCAGCCATTAGGGACCCTATGCTTCCCTGCCCCTTCAggaatttgttccttttctcccctcccttcccctctgggGCCTGGACTCATGTCCAGAGCTTTCCATTGGTCTTTGAGCCACAGTCATAGGGCTGGACATAGGGGTGCGGGAGTGGTGATGCTGGGAGGTGCAGCTCTCGCTCTCTTAGGACCCTCCATCTGCCTCACTGTCCCCTCTTCTGGAGCAGCTGAAATGGACCAGAGGAGTCAGGTGGTGCTCCGGGTGGGACACATGGGAATACTCCCTTGGCCTATGGACAGTTTGGAGGAAGGAATGGGGGTGTAGACTGAGGGTTGGGGGGACCAGGATCACATTCTTGGGTCACCACAGCTTGCCCCTGGGGCtgccctgcctctctctccaAGGCGtagaaacacacaaacacacatacacaaacacacacaccccagacaCTAGCTCCTCCCCTACCCCAGAAGCATTAACCGCCTGGGGGGGACTATTTTTGCCTGGGGGGGGTGCTCCTTCCCTCTCAGCTCCCCTGGGACCAGGGGCccatggggaggagagggaggctcATTGGCTCTAGGGAGGAacattggggtgggggtgttgAAACCCTATTTTCCCCCTCTAACCCCCTTTTTCACACTGTATATTCTGTATAAATCAATACAATTTTAAATGGAAGCCCAGAcgtcccctccccccttctccccagaTACCCTCCTTTGGTTGTTATCACTGTGTGATAGTCTCTGTCGGTCTCTCCCCTGTCCCTAGTCAGGGTTCCTaagcttttctttgtatatttatttcACTCTCAATTTCAGCTGTACCCCAATCCTTGGCCCATCCTTGGCCCACTCCTCTTCCTGCCTTCTCCCAATTGTATGTGAAAACTTGCCTCAATAAAACCTTTGGAATAAGACCAGTTGTTTTTTGGAGTTGGGAGTGGGAGACTGAGGGCCTGGGATTTGGAGGGAGGGCCCCCTGTGTGAGGCCTGTGGGTTCAGGGTTGGCTATGGCTAGGCCTTTGGTGAAAGGGAATGGCAGACCTGGAGGGGAGGTGTTTGTAacttgggggagggtggggtgggaggaggtggaGTCTGCCTCCCCTGTCCTTGTGGGACAAAACCTGTCCATCCACCATTTCTCTTCCCTAAGTTGGGGGAGCAGTCACTTCTCATTAGGCTGCCTACCCAGCCTTCCCAGCCAACATTCTGAGTGTTGTGCTCCAAGACCCATTGGAGATTGTCCCTGTCCTGGGGCCACTCCTGGTACTTTAGGGGAGAGAAGAACCACCACTATCTTTGGTACCATCTAGTCCCTCATTGTCCCCATAGAAAACAGGTCCAACGGCAGAGGTAGAATTGGATTTGGAACTGGTCCAGAGCTGTGGTATGCTTCAGCGTGGCCCTGGGGGAGCTGCCATGGGGAGGGTGTAGCCTCTATCTGGGAGAATTTCATGAACAGCGTGGAGACTGAGGCCACTTTGGGATGGGTTGGGGTACAGACTGCTCCATCCAGAAGCTCataccacctccccccaccccccccaatgCTGTGGTTTGGGTTTCAGCTTGAAGCCTGAGACTTCCTTCCCTTGGCCCCAGCCCCCGGATGTGGTCTATAAACAGCCACTACTACTGTCTATGGCCAGCGTATCTCAGGactcctgggggggggggcagccttattccccaccccaccttgtTCCAGCACTTCTTTAGGGGGGTTATTACAGTAATTGGGTCCTTTAGCAAGCCCCCTCATGGGAGGCTGCAGTGATCCCTCTTCCCAGCTTgctttgccccccacccccatagtgAGTCCTTGCCTGATGTTTTAATACAGACTCCAGAGCTAGACCCTGTCAAGTGTAAGATATGAGAAAAGACAGGTCTTCTGGAACCTTAATCTCAGCAGCTGGAAGAGACATgaaaatagaatgttagagtgGCCAGCCCTGAAAACACAAtgctggaggcagggagggctGTGGACCTGGAGAGGGGATCACACCTGCTTCACTGGGACCCCAGTCCAGGGCAGATTTTTGcctcagaggaagaaaagaccactttttttttggaggggggagagaaaggggaaacacAGCTTTCTCGATGAGGGAGGCTTTTAATCTGGTCTTTAGGGTTTGCTAAAGACTGTATATTTATTAACTCATCTGATGCTCTCCACAGCCCTATGAGATAGGCgctataattctcattttacagatgagaaaatagaggcacaGGGAGGTTAGGAAGGCTTGGGACAGTCATccatcccacccccaactccttgAGCATCAatgctcccctgccccccaaacctCCAGCCTCTGAGGACCCTCTCCCTCTTGAGCACCTCCAGCTTCCCGGTAAGGGGGGAAGCACTTCTGCTCTAGCGCTGGGTTCCCTAGGCAAGACTTCCTGGCCTCCCACCGCCCTTTTACAAGTTGCGCCGGAGGGTCTCGGGGCCCCCCACCTCTCCCACTCTGCgcaggggggtggtggtggtggtgtgtgtatACTCATCTACGGCCCCACGGGCATCGTCCCCGCCGTCTTGGGGTAGCCCCCTCCAGGGCGATCTGGGGCCTCGAGCCCGGGGAGGAGTCCGGGCCCACGCGTGGGGGACCCGCGCGGCGCTGAGGAAAGTTTGTTTCCGGGACCTGGGCGGGGCGAGGCcgggggtgtgggggaggagtcGGCCTGGGAGTCCCCCGCCCCACTCTCTGGGTCTGGGGAGAGGGCTTCTCGCGCCCCTTCCCTGCAAGCTGGGCGGCCCCTGGAGCCCAAGCCGGAGCTTTGGGGGCCGTTGGGTCCCCAGGGTCCCGCGGGTCCTGCCCCCCTCCAGGCCTCTGACGTCACCGCACGCCACGCTGATTGGCTGCCCGCGCCGTCGGTCAGGATACTTCCTTCtgggccgccgccgccgccactgAGTTACAAAGTTCCCAGcgcggggggcgggggcgggaaAGGAGCCCCGCGACCCCCGCCCGCCCGCGGCTACCGCGACCCCTGCCCGCCGAGCCCGAGCCCACCCGGTAACCCCCGAGCTCCCCAAACTTCCCCGGATCCCCCAGGGGCCGATCCTCTCCGCCCGCGTGGGGTCCCCGCGGGGTGTCTGGACCTTTAGGTCACCGGGCCCCCCCacaccccatctctctcttcccgGGCCGGCCTATCCTCCAGGCGCAGGGAGCCCCGACTCCACAGTGCACCTCTCTGTCCCCGATCCACGGGCCCCCTTCCCACGATCGCGGGTGGATGTGGGCGTGAGGAGGCCGGGCGCCACCCCGTCGCTCCCCCGATGGCCGCCCCcgccccttcctcccctcccacggGGCTCCCGCTCTCCCCGGGGCCGGGGTCGCCGCCCCCAGCCCACGCGGGACCCGAGCAGCCGCCGCCGCAGCAGACACCGCCCCCCCTGCTGctggccccggccccggcccctgGTGGGGTCTCCTTCCACATCCAGATTGGGCTGACCCGCGAGTTCGTGCTGCTGCCCGCCGCCGCGGACCTGGCCCACGTCAAGCAGCTGGCGTGCTCCATCGTGGACCAGAAGGTGTGGGGCTGCATTCCGGGGAGGGGACGTAGAGCAGGGAAGGTGGGGCCCCCGGGGCTCCTGGAGGCTAGGAGCTGGCACCGTGGAGGACCACCCACGGGGGTCGCCAGCCCGGAGAGGCCCGGGTCACGCCACGCCGGAACCTAGGCCAGAGCGGGGGCTGGAGCCCAGCTCTCCCGACCCCCAGGATGGGCTCTTTTCTCGAAAGGGGCCAAGGGGGCAACACATGGTTGGGGGCAACCGTGGGGGCACCCAGGGGCTCCGAGCCCGGGTAGGCGGATCGAGCCCCCAGGGAACTCGGCGTGTCCTAACTAGTTGTTTTCTGGAGGAGGGAGCTCGCGGAGGGTGTGTAAGCGCTACATGGGAAGGGGCCAGGTAAAgcaggtgtgtgtgggggggaggggggtgagaagGATGGGGCAGATGTGAGTCCAGatgtggagagaagggggctggGCGCtggccccctcccccctccccgtgTTTTAGTGGAAACTGAAAATTGGAGTTGGGTTCCAGAGAGGGAAGCAACGGGGACATGAGgtcgtgcatgtgtgtatgtgtgtgtgtgtgcacatgcccCCCAGTGTGCCTGGGGAGAGGTCccctgtctccttttctcccttcccgtTCCATCCTCTCCCCCTGCCAGCTGAATTTAGCCTCCCCTTCAAAATATGTATTCCCTTGATCAGGTAACTGCCCCAGGTGGCAGAGAgtatggggaggggggcagccTCCATGAGATGGGGGAAGGATGGGGGGGCGGGAAgtgagaggggggaagggagcagaCCTGGACAGGGCATAGAATAGGGGAGAAGGGGCCCAACCGTGGGGAGTGTGCCAGGCCATCAGGAGAATGCTTGGAGATCCTGGGACAGCCTGACTATGTGAGCTGgcaaggaccttagaacatggagtgTCCTAGCTAAGAAGTGCTCTGACACAGGAGATATcgagagctgggggtgggggtggggcttagaacatggaatgtcagagctgggagggcccttagaacatgcaATCAAtctcagggctgggagggcccttggagcatgggatgtcagggctgggagggtccttggagcaggggatgtcagggctgggagggcccttggagcAGGGGATGTCAaggctgggagggtccttaggacaggggatgtcagggcaggggatgtcagggcttggagcaggggatgtcagggctgggagggcccttggagcAGGGGATGTCAaggctgggagggtccttaggacaggggatgtcagggctgggagggtccttggagc
This Trichosurus vulpecula isolate mTriVul1 chromosome 2, mTriVul1.pri, whole genome shotgun sequence DNA region includes the following protein-coding sequences:
- the LOC118836348 gene encoding basic salivary proline-rich protein 3-like, with amino-acid sequence MLPCPPNLQPLRTLSLLSTSSFPPPPGRSGASSPGRSPGPRVGDPRGAEESLFPGPGRGEAGGVGEESAWESPAPLSGSGERASRAPSLQAGRPLEPKPELWGPLGPQGPAGPAPLQASDVTARHADWLPAPSVRILPSGPPPPPLSYKVPSAGGGGGKGAPRPPPARGYRDPCPPSPSPPGNPRAPQTSPDPPGADPLRPRGVPAGCLDL